From the genome of Takifugu rubripes chromosome 10, fTakRub1.2, whole genome shotgun sequence:
CCGGCAAGGTGCTTGAAAGCTGCCAGCTCGGTTCTTCCCTACAATGCCTCCGATGACGGTGAGTGGAAAGCCAACAAGCACCCACGCACCCAGCAGTAGAAGCACTGTGGTGGCTGGCAGGGCCTGAGTGGAGCCACTGAACCAATGGACCGAATTTACAATGCTCCATGTAAAGAACAACGGAGctaggggaggaaaaaaggacattATCTCATTATCTTTAAGCTACAATATTTTCTTTCGGCAAAAATTTCTAATTTAGCCTTTGTTTTGTCACATCTTATCTGAAGATAAGGATATTAAAGGAGCCATATGTAAACACGTGGCCAGACCTGGCATTGCAATCATCTAAAATACTGAAGCACggtttccctccctccttttcacATAGAGGGTTCTTTCATGTCTAAATGCTCACCAGAGAAGAGTGAGGAGGTGAGAATAATGTTCCACACCCATCGTTGGCCGTTGATCTGTGTGtaaaagcagcaggagacgtATCCTGACACACAGCTTGTCAGAGCATACAGGACAATTGCGGCCGAGTTGATGGCGCCATGACGATGAACATTGAACATTCCCAACAAGGCCATGACGATGATTACTACAAAAGATAAAGGAGTTTATTATATCAAATTACAAACTTAATACGGACACTACCAGATATTGTGAAAATTAAGAATCATAAGCCATGGAAGAACCTTACCTGTGGCAAGGGTGAGGAACTGAGCCCCAACTCCAAGCACAGAACAGAGCAGGCTTTTGTAAGGGGGAAACCTAAAGACATCAGTGTGTATGATCTTCCAGCCATTGTCTCCCTGGTCTAGGTCATCACAACCTGCTTCCTCTTCCACGTTGTACCTGCAGGGGAGAAGTATGGTGGTTAGTTTAAAGTTACCAATTCAATTAAATATAGATTTAGAAGAATATATAGAATAATACAGAAGAACCCATGTGGCTTTCAGGTCAAAATGACTACTTTTAACATATttttcattgtttatttttaattttgacaGTGTTTAAAGACATATAttaaatttatatttaatgtCTCTGGAAGTCAATGAAAATTAATTATCAACAAAACTAGTGCAATATTAAGAAGAAACGCATGCAATATTATTAGACAGTTATGTCAGCTTTTCAGCTGTCTGACTGTTGACCAACCTTGCAAAGTCATTCTTAAGAACTcgcatgaggatgatgatgacaaaGCCCAaaagcagcaccaccagcaccagtgagTTAATGATGGACAGCCAGTGAATCTCCAGGGTTTTGGGAAAGAATGAGTAGTCTCGGAGGCGCTCAGCTCTCCGTGAATGAGGCAAATTGGACTCAAACCAGTGTACACTGTAGGTGTGGGTTACTGTCAGACTATGTCCGCCGACACCAACTCCTCCTACCACTGCACCTGCTCCTTCCTCCAGGATAACAGGTTTGACATCTTTCACTGAAACATTGGCGAAGATCACCGCATTGCCATTATACTCAATGTTGAAATCCAGATGAGTCCATAGTCCGACCTGTCAggtcaaagaagaaaaaacaacaggtACAAAaatggagctgagagggaggaaaagacgATGGCTGCGGCACCACAGCACATTTGAATAGAATCATTGAATTCAATTTTTTAATCAGAACAATTTAAACCCGGCAGCTGTACCTTATGGCTGTGAGGCAGAAAGCCACTTTCCTCTAGATAGCCCACAAACCCCCAAATTGGAATGTCATCCAGGACAAATTCAAAATAGAAGAGCTCCTCAATGGCCTCACGGAGCTGAtcgacctaaaaaaaaaaataaatgcacacCCTTAAATGAAAAACTCCAACCGCTTCCAGGGGTATTGAATTCGTTCAGTAATCATGACTGCGCTCAAAGACCTCTTACTCTAGCCGTAAGTAAATACCTGTTTTTCTGTAAGAGTGAGCTGGCATACAGTTTTCCTCTCCACATTTTCTCTGAATGGAATGTGATATAATGACTGAGCCATCCTGTCACCATCTAACACTTCACCCA
Proteins encoded in this window:
- the tm9sf1 gene encoding transmembrane 9 superfamily member 1; translated protein: MQWGLTHLSASYHRMIGLDCILLLILRLSLGWALSYKQGENVTLYVNKVGPYHNPQETYHYYTLPVCRPEKIHHKSLTLGEVLDGDRMAQSLYHIPFRENVERKTVCQLTLTEKQVDQLREAIEELFYFEFVLDDIPIWGFVGYLEESGFLPHSHKVGLWTHLDFNIEYNGNAVIFANVSVKDVKPVILEEGAGAVVGGVGVGGHSLTVTHTYSVHWFESNLPHSRRAERLRDYSFFPKTLEIHWLSIINSLVLVVLLLGFVIIILMRVLKNDFARYNVEEEAGCDDLDQGDNGWKIIHTDVFRFPPYKSLLCSVLGVGAQFLTLATVIIVMALLGMFNVHRHGAINSAAIVLYALTSCVSGYVSCCFYTQINGQRWVWNIILTSSLFSAPLFFTWSIVNSVHWFSGSTQALPATTVLLLLGAWVLVGFPLTVIGGIVGKNRAGSFQAPCRTRNIARQIPAQPWYKHTAVHMAIGGFLPFSAISVELYYIFATVWGREVYTLYGILLCVFAILLSVGACISVALTYFLLSGEDYRWWWRSILSTGSTGIFIFAYSVFYYWNRSSMSGLVQSTEFFGYSLLTSMVFSLMLGSVSFWASLAFIRYIYCSIKMD